A region from the Bdellovibrio bacteriovorus genome encodes:
- a CDS encoding conjugal transfer protein TraF: MSNRGSLFLSGLFALLTGPLAQAESISTTIHHHYQAPRALGMGDAFVAVANDYSAIFYNPAGLARRDDGQINLSLSAAGTPGAMDFYDEYSKIESSSQSETDKQTAYLELIQKHYGDVYSLRLAPLEGFWVRPNWGVALIPMDVSVEMAMHQQVGPTLNATVYADTTLGLAYGDDLHWFDHGRLSWGITGKFVNRGFFSQPISATDLAASDEIVSKEDLLEGYTIDADLGVLWTPELPDSGVWSLLRLAHPTFGAVVRNVAETGFGQSMQLVNKEKQNGTPEKLYRVFDLGSRWEYPSMWIFGGRGVLDVRDLGHPDFTWRKGIHLGFEFDWTVTSWWKGQYRVGMSQGFWTAGLSAELGIFNLDVVSYADDVGTRNTPIESRVYATRLNLDF; encoded by the coding sequence ATGTCGAACCGGGGATCTTTATTCCTCTCGGGTCTTTTTGCGTTGTTAACTGGACCTCTTGCCCAGGCAGAAAGCATCAGCACCACTATTCATCATCATTATCAAGCTCCACGTGCTTTAGGAATGGGTGATGCCTTTGTTGCCGTAGCCAATGACTATTCCGCGATCTTTTACAATCCCGCTGGTCTAGCCAGAAGAGACGACGGTCAAATCAATCTTTCTTTGAGTGCTGCGGGAACCCCGGGCGCGATGGATTTCTATGACGAGTATTCAAAAATTGAATCTTCAAGTCAGTCTGAAACCGACAAACAAACGGCTTACTTAGAACTTATTCAAAAACACTATGGTGATGTTTATTCTTTAAGACTGGCTCCGTTAGAAGGCTTTTGGGTCCGCCCCAATTGGGGAGTGGCTTTAATCCCGATGGATGTCAGCGTAGAAATGGCCATGCATCAACAAGTCGGTCCGACTTTAAATGCGACGGTTTATGCAGATACGACTTTAGGTCTTGCTTATGGAGATGATCTTCATTGGTTTGATCACGGTCGTCTTTCATGGGGTATTACAGGCAAATTCGTGAATCGCGGATTTTTCAGTCAGCCGATCAGTGCGACGGACTTGGCGGCTAGCGACGAGATTGTTTCTAAAGAAGATCTTTTGGAAGGTTACACCATTGATGCAGACCTCGGTGTTTTGTGGACGCCGGAACTTCCGGATTCAGGCGTTTGGTCTCTTTTGCGTTTGGCTCACCCCACATTCGGAGCGGTAGTTCGTAACGTTGCTGAAACCGGCTTTGGCCAGTCTATGCAACTAGTAAATAAAGAGAAACAAAACGGCACGCCGGAAAAATTGTACCGCGTGTTCGACCTAGGCTCACGCTGGGAATATCCATCCATGTGGATCTTTGGCGGCCGTGGCGTCTTGGATGTTCGCGATTTGGGTCATCCGGATTTCACTTGGAGAAAAGGCATTCACTTAGGTTTTGAGTTTGATTGGACGGTGACGAGTTGGTGGAAAGGGCAATACCGTGTAGGTATGAGCCAAGGTTTCTGGACCGCCGGTTTATCTGCCGAGCTCGGAATCTTCAACTTGGATGTTGTTTCTTATGCGGATGATGTGGGAACAAGAAATACACCGATTGAAAGTCGTGTGTATGCGACAAGATTGAATCTGGATTTCTAA
- the coaE gene encoding dephospho-CoA kinase (Dephospho-CoA kinase (CoaE) performs the final step in coenzyme A biosynthesis.) → MKWIGLTGGIACGKSTVSRALKDHSIPVVDADEIAKEVVKSGSPGLKSVIDVFGQDFLLPDGSLDRRKLGQHVFGHPELLHRLESILHPLIREETRRRRRLLEDMNHPVAVYDIPLLFETKAQDQFDAVVVVSCTKGQQKERLRRRQNWTDDEIDMRIASQIPIQFKEQQADFILHNNRDEQHLLKEIERLLAWLETLKTEKA, encoded by the coding sequence ATGAAATGGATAGGACTGACCGGAGGTATAGCTTGCGGTAAGAGTACTGTAAGCCGTGCGCTTAAAGATCATTCTATTCCAGTTGTAGATGCGGACGAAATTGCCAAAGAGGTCGTGAAGTCCGGATCACCTGGACTGAAGTCTGTGATCGATGTTTTTGGCCAAGACTTCCTTTTGCCCGACGGATCTTTGGATCGTCGCAAATTAGGACAGCATGTTTTCGGTCATCCGGAGCTTTTGCATCGACTTGAATCTATCTTACATCCTTTGATTCGAGAGGAAACTCGTCGCCGTCGTCGACTGCTCGAAGATATGAATCATCCGGTCGCGGTGTACGACATTCCGTTGCTTTTCGAAACCAAAGCACAAGATCAATTCGACGCCGTCGTTGTGGTTTCATGCACCAAGGGACAACAAAAAGAGCGCTTACGTCGCCGTCAGAATTGGACGGATGATGAAATCGATATGCGCATTGCTTCGCAAATTCCTATTCAGTTCAAAGAACAGCAAGCGGATTTTATTTTGCATAACAACCGCGATGAACAGCATCTTTTAAAAGAGATCGAAAGATTGCTTGCTTGGTTGGAAACGTTAAAAACGGAAAAAGCTTAA
- a CDS encoding serine/threonine-protein kinase: MSQAVEQFGKYILLERLAAGGMAEVYLSKSTGAVGVNKFVAIKRILPQYSDHQEFIEMFKEEAKIAVNLNHGNVVSIYDFGVERSQFFLVMEYVEGRNLRQILNELKKSNTQFTIEQIVYMMKEVAAGLDHAHRCLDGTTGKPLNIVHRDMSPQNIMVSFEGEVKIIDFGIAKAETQLEATKAGTLKGKYGYMSPEQADGQSIDTRTDIFSLGIVLWELLANDRLFTSNSEAAILRKIRECQVPSIRKINPSVPPELERIVNKALAKDKSLRYQTAAALHRDLNRFLNTQYPEFSPHDFSVFMKNAFSAAFLEQRRKLVEFAKIQATNPDDKTVVTQTDMRTQARAIPQAAPPVADEGEEKLNIDTSTDIRVNLDNLKTPPKPAMPSAGQTNTNITQTRTSATGTYASGTGTMTRTPSAISQSGTRTSIPRSASSSSMEDMTGLVMKAVIGLVVVVGGWWVYNNFVAKKTPKAPAVSGATTTAPNSPNTAANGGTQQLDMAATSPEYTVTIYSSPDRARVVIDGVDTGEFTPARKTVKANTPFSLRLVKEGYTDLVTTITPTYEAYSFNGTLQRLPRVASVIINIVNGGANPELRIAGVPVNIKPTGDAYLIQAEVGVKIQALNKTTGLSAETTVTVPADQRKILDLYLK, translated from the coding sequence ATGTCTCAAGCCGTAGAGCAGTTTGGTAAGTACATCCTTCTTGAGCGTCTCGCCGCAGGCGGTATGGCGGAAGTGTACCTATCTAAGTCAACGGGTGCCGTGGGCGTCAACAAGTTTGTCGCTATTAAACGTATTCTTCCCCAATATTCCGACCATCAAGAATTTATTGAGATGTTCAAAGAAGAGGCGAAGATCGCCGTGAACTTGAATCACGGGAACGTCGTCTCTATTTACGACTTCGGGGTTGAAAGAAGTCAGTTCTTCCTGGTTATGGAATACGTCGAAGGCCGAAACCTTCGCCAAATCCTGAACGAACTTAAAAAGTCCAACACGCAATTCACTATCGAGCAAATCGTCTACATGATGAAAGAGGTTGCTGCGGGATTGGATCACGCCCACCGTTGCCTTGATGGCACGACGGGCAAACCTTTGAATATCGTTCACCGTGACATGAGTCCGCAAAACATCATGGTCAGCTTCGAAGGCGAAGTTAAAATCATCGATTTCGGTATCGCTAAAGCTGAAACTCAACTGGAAGCAACAAAAGCTGGAACCCTGAAAGGGAAATACGGCTACATGAGTCCTGAGCAAGCCGATGGACAATCCATCGACACGCGCACGGATATTTTCTCTTTGGGTATCGTTCTTTGGGAACTTTTAGCGAATGACCGTCTTTTCACTTCCAACAGTGAAGCGGCGATTCTTCGTAAGATCCGCGAGTGCCAGGTTCCTTCTATTCGCAAGATCAATCCTTCTGTTCCTCCGGAATTAGAAAGAATTGTTAACAAAGCTCTCGCAAAAGATAAAAGCCTTCGCTATCAAACAGCGGCGGCCTTGCACCGTGATTTGAACCGTTTCTTAAATACGCAGTATCCGGAGTTCTCTCCGCACGACTTCAGCGTGTTTATGAAAAACGCTTTCTCTGCCGCTTTCCTCGAACAACGACGTAAACTCGTTGAGTTTGCAAAAATCCAGGCGACAAACCCGGATGATAAAACCGTGGTCACTCAGACGGATATGCGCACACAAGCTCGTGCGATTCCTCAAGCGGCCCCGCCTGTTGCGGATGAAGGCGAAGAAAAACTAAATATTGATACTTCGACAGATATCCGTGTGAATCTAGATAACTTGAAGACTCCGCCAAAACCGGCGATGCCTTCAGCGGGTCAGACAAACACAAACATCACGCAAACCCGTACTTCCGCAACCGGAACTTATGCTTCCGGCACTGGAACTATGACTCGCACTCCGTCGGCGATTTCACAAAGTGGCACTCGCACTTCGATTCCAAGGTCTGCGTCTTCATCTTCTATGGAAGACATGACGGGTCTTGTGATGAAGGCCGTGATTGGCTTGGTTGTAGTTGTGGGCGGCTGGTGGGTTTATAACAATTTTGTCGCTAAGAAGACTCCAAAGGCTCCCGCTGTGAGCGGTGCTACGACAACAGCTCCAAATTCTCCGAATACGGCCGCGAACGGTGGCACTCAACAACTCGATATGGCGGCGACTTCTCCGGAATACACTGTGACTATTTACAGCAGTCCGGACCGTGCACGCGTCGTGATTGACGGTGTCGATACGGGCGAATTCACGCCGGCTCGTAAAACTGTGAAAGCGAACACTCCTTTCAGCCTTCGTTTGGTGAAAGAGGGTTACACAGATCTCGTGACAACGATCACACCGACTTATGAAGCTTATTCTTTCAACGGCACTTTACAAAGACTTCCTCGAGTCGCGTCCGTGATTATTAACATCGTCAATGGTGGAGCAAATCCAGAGCTTCGCATTGCCGGAGTTCCTGTTAATATTAAGCCCACAGGCGATGCTTACTTGATTCAAGCGGAAGTGGGAGTGAAGATCCAAGCCCTTAATAAAACAACAGGGCTTTCTGCTGAAACCACTGTCACAGTGCCAGCAGACCAACGTAAAATTTTAGACTTGTATTTGAAGTAA
- a CDS encoding AMP-dependent synthetase/ligase encodes MTKPTTLGHSILSMRNRNPAHVAVKFKVNDTWQSKSWAEYYRDIENVGAALLSLGIKEGDRVAIMANTRYEWSVMDLAIFGIKAITVPIYQNNTAEDVEYILNNCGAKVLVCESRGPLKTFESVKNNCPKVEKLIVFENTCPNPDAITWNRVHEMGEGHLKKHADSYRRLCETIKPEDTATILYTSGTTGRPKGVILTHLQAFSEVSEAFPYCGANEKDISLSFLPYAHILGRIEHWGHLYIGFTMAFAESLEKIRGNLTEIRPTILVSVPRIFEKIYAAIWAQVQTQPLKMKVFTWALDIGRKVGEHKLSGQILPLDLLVKYELARKLVLGKITDAFGGRLRFAISGGAPISKDIALFFHSAGILVLEGYGLTETTAAITVNTPFNYRFGSVGRPIGEVKLKIAEDGEILVKSDKVMKEYYNNPEATKEVFTDGWFHTGDIGEILPGGDLKITDRKKDLIKTAGGKYVAPQKLDGLLKLSPYVAHVHVHGDQKKYIVALLTLDRPSVENLAKEKNISYSDWNSLVASPFVQEIARKAVADANSQLASYEAIKKYAVLPNEFTIEGGELTPSLKVKRKVLDQKFKDKIEELYS; translated from the coding sequence ATGACGAAGCCAACCACTTTGGGACATTCCATTCTTTCCATGCGCAACAGAAATCCTGCGCACGTGGCTGTAAAATTCAAAGTCAACGACACTTGGCAATCGAAATCCTGGGCTGAATATTATCGCGATATCGAAAATGTTGGCGCGGCTTTACTTTCTTTAGGAATTAAAGAAGGCGACCGTGTGGCGATCATGGCTAACACTCGTTACGAATGGTCGGTGATGGATTTAGCTATCTTTGGAATCAAAGCTATCACTGTTCCCATCTATCAGAACAACACCGCCGAAGACGTGGAATACATTCTGAATAACTGCGGCGCCAAGGTTTTGGTCTGCGAAAGCCGCGGTCCTTTAAAAACTTTCGAATCAGTTAAAAACAACTGCCCGAAGGTTGAAAAGCTCATTGTGTTTGAAAACACCTGCCCGAATCCTGACGCTATCACTTGGAATCGCGTGCACGAAATGGGCGAAGGTCATTTGAAGAAACACGCCGACAGCTATCGTCGACTTTGTGAAACAATTAAACCTGAAGACACTGCAACCATTCTTTACACTTCAGGCACCACGGGACGCCCTAAGGGCGTGATCTTGACACACCTTCAAGCTTTTAGCGAAGTTTCAGAGGCCTTCCCCTATTGCGGAGCCAATGAAAAAGACATCTCTTTAAGCTTCCTGCCCTACGCTCACATCTTGGGTCGTATCGAGCACTGGGGTCATCTGTATATTGGCTTCACCATGGCCTTTGCAGAAAGCTTAGAAAAGATTCGTGGGAATCTGACAGAGATTCGTCCCACTATTTTAGTTTCAGTGCCGCGCATTTTTGAAAAAATCTATGCCGCGATTTGGGCGCAAGTACAAACGCAGCCCTTAAAGATGAAAGTCTTCACTTGGGCTTTAGATATCGGTCGTAAAGTCGGAGAGCATAAACTCAGCGGACAGATTCTTCCTTTAGATTTATTAGTGAAATACGAATTGGCACGCAAGCTGGTCTTAGGAAAAATCACGGATGCCTTTGGGGGTCGTCTGCGTTTTGCTATCAGTGGCGGGGCGCCGATCTCTAAAGACATCGCACTATTTTTTCATTCTGCGGGGATTTTAGTTCTAGAAGGCTATGGTCTAACAGAAACAACGGCCGCTATCACCGTCAATACGCCTTTTAATTATCGCTTCGGTTCTGTCGGTCGTCCCATTGGCGAAGTGAAACTGAAGATCGCTGAAGACGGCGAGATTTTAGTGAAAAGCGATAAGGTTATGAAAGAGTACTACAACAATCCGGAAGCCACGAAAGAGGTCTTTACGGATGGTTGGTTTCACACCGGCGACATTGGAGAAATTCTTCCTGGTGGTGACCTTAAGATCACGGATCGCAAAAAAGATTTGATCAAGACTGCGGGCGGTAAATACGTAGCGCCTCAGAAACTGGATGGTCTTTTGAAATTGTCTCCTTACGTTGCTCACGTGCATGTTCACGGAGATCAAAAGAAGTATATCGTCGCACTATTAACTTTGGATCGCCCTTCGGTTGAAAATTTGGCGAAAGAAAAGAACATCAGTTATAGCGACTGGAATTCTTTAGTCGCCTCCCCTTTCGTACAAGAAATTGCACGTAAGGCCGTCGCCGATGCCAATTCACAATTGGCTAGCTATGAGGCCATAAAAAAGTATGCAGTCCTTCCCAACGAGTTTACTATTGAGGGTGGCGAATTAACGCCGTCTTTAAAAGTAAAACGTAAAGTCTTAGATCAAAAATTCAAGGATAAGATCGAGGAACTTTACTCATAG
- a CDS encoding MFS transporter, which produces MTLVPLFLVVFVDILGMMMIIPLLPFFAMKMGASVFETGLITAAYAVMQILFSPVLGRLSDRYGRKKLLLLSQVFLAAGFFLLASSTSVTMVFIARILSGIGAGNLSLVQAMIADSTREEERTRAFGLFGAIVGLGLTIGPALTGIFAKIDWTVPIYVSFSLACLSFLLCATLLPNKMPALVVRKSIIETLHGFWQTSGTRQCYLQFLLFFCSFAFLVSGLGLIMESRFFTAEGRRYGPSEIGYLFGVLGVIGIVVQGVLLPRLEKTFGNHRLTLSGFLLTILGYLGVGFFHNVYFFFFACGLFGIGNSLIRPTITSRLTKTLHKSDEGMALGFSSSLQSLAHVICPPLGAFLIQHHWVPQLGILMALLSLMGYVIGLRNQDTVSAL; this is translated from the coding sequence GTGACTCTTGTCCCTCTATTTCTTGTCGTCTTTGTAGATATTCTGGGAATGATGATGATCATTCCCCTTCTGCCCTTCTTCGCGATGAAAATGGGCGCCTCTGTCTTTGAGACCGGCCTTATCACTGCGGCTTATGCTGTCATGCAAATCCTTTTTAGTCCCGTTCTTGGCAGGCTTTCAGACCGTTATGGTCGTAAGAAGCTGTTGTTGTTAAGTCAGGTGTTTTTGGCGGCAGGATTCTTTCTTTTAGCTTCCTCCACCAGTGTGACGATGGTTTTTATCGCACGCATTCTTTCGGGAATAGGCGCGGGCAATTTATCTTTAGTGCAAGCGATGATCGCCGATTCCACTCGAGAAGAAGAACGAACTCGGGCTTTCGGTTTATTCGGAGCTATCGTAGGATTAGGACTTACTATCGGACCTGCATTGACCGGTATTTTTGCAAAGATCGATTGGACGGTTCCTATCTATGTGAGTTTTTCGTTGGCTTGCTTGAGCTTTCTTCTGTGTGCAACATTGCTCCCTAACAAAATGCCCGCGTTGGTCGTCAGAAAATCCATCATAGAGACACTGCACGGTTTCTGGCAAACGTCGGGAACCCGCCAATGCTATTTGCAGTTCCTTCTTTTCTTTTGCTCCTTTGCATTTTTGGTATCAGGGTTGGGCCTCATCATGGAAAGTCGGTTCTTCACTGCTGAAGGCCGACGCTATGGCCCTTCAGAGATTGGATATCTCTTCGGCGTCTTAGGCGTGATAGGCATCGTTGTTCAAGGTGTTCTGTTGCCACGCTTAGAAAAGACCTTCGGCAATCATCGGCTGACTTTGTCAGGATTTCTTTTAACCATCTTAGGTTATTTGGGTGTTGGTTTCTTTCATAACGTCTATTTCTTCTTTTTTGCCTGCGGACTTTTTGGGATTGGTAACTCATTAATACGTCCGACAATCACCAGCCGCTTGACAAAGACTTTACACAAATCAGATGAAGGCATGGCTTTGGGATTTTCAAGTTCGTTGCAGTCCCTGGCCCATGTGATCTGTCCTCCCTTAGGTGCATTTCTAATTCAGCATCACTGGGTCCCTCAATTGGGTATCTTGATGGCCCTTCTATCTTTGATGGGTTATGTCATCGGATTGCGAAATCAAGACACCGTATCAGCCCTGTGA
- a CDS encoding PA14 domain-containing protein: MGKSLIVMALLLSFSAEAGWFKKDIRYERGHLKKIKCSYSGVNRAPASKPLENVTFEDPANTVCTPLSQSAGTTPESGLLGKLILRTPEMGQKISGVMDYYNKGLKLDAKLYFADVNVPTSPFTAGFKNVNDEFLVDAQGNKLIENFAIEYTSVLKLSDKDKEGHYELATLSDDGSRVFVKENNQWNEIINNDGDHSTRMGCAFRTVELKKGTELPIKILYYQGPRYHIANVMIWKHHKKAQTWKKQNSNPLCGVASNKYFYNPDNGKKLLPVKFLEQLGWSTIAAANYKMPAQTTNPCPPEEPPVELALSDFVVVSAAAPTAVLTWKTNLPANSQLRILNVYTGEEIYTPVDANLVTDHTVNLDGLVHGIYYLAQAISIDKDGRKVISSQIVLLP, translated from the coding sequence ATGGGAAAATCACTGATAGTAATGGCATTGCTATTGTCCTTTTCTGCCGAAGCAGGCTGGTTCAAGAAAGACATCCGCTATGAACGTGGGCATCTTAAGAAAATTAAATGCTCCTATTCGGGTGTTAATAGAGCACCGGCTTCAAAACCACTTGAAAATGTAACTTTTGAAGATCCAGCAAACACCGTTTGTACTCCGCTTTCTCAAAGTGCGGGGACGACACCTGAGAGTGGATTGTTGGGAAAGCTGATTCTGCGAACTCCAGAGATGGGTCAAAAGATTTCAGGGGTGATGGACTATTACAACAAAGGTTTAAAGCTCGATGCCAAGCTTTACTTTGCTGACGTGAATGTTCCTACGTCGCCATTTACGGCGGGTTTTAAAAACGTGAATGATGAATTCTTGGTGGATGCTCAAGGCAATAAGCTGATTGAGAACTTTGCCATCGAATACACATCTGTCTTAAAACTTTCTGACAAAGATAAAGAAGGTCACTACGAGCTCGCAACTCTATCTGACGATGGATCGCGCGTTTTCGTGAAAGAAAATAATCAGTGGAATGAAATCATTAATAATGATGGTGACCACTCCACACGTATGGGTTGTGCTTTCCGCACGGTAGAATTGAAGAAGGGGACCGAACTTCCGATCAAGATTCTTTACTATCAGGGGCCACGCTACCATATTGCGAATGTGATGATCTGGAAACATCATAAAAAGGCCCAGACGTGGAAGAAACAAAACAGCAATCCGTTGTGTGGTGTTGCTTCCAACAAATATTTCTACAATCCTGACAATGGAAAGAAATTGTTGCCCGTGAAGTTCTTAGAGCAATTGGGTTGGTCGACGATCGCAGCAGCTAACTATAAAATGCCTGCGCAAACAACGAACCCTTGTCCCCCTGAAGAACCACCTGTGGAGTTAGCTTTGTCGGATTTCGTCGTGGTCTCTGCGGCGGCTCCAACGGCGGTCTTAACTTGGAAGACCAATCTTCCAGCCAACAGCCAGTTGAGAATTCTTAACGTGTATACAGGTGAAGAAATTTATACTCCTGTAGATGCGAATCTAGTGACTGATCACACGGTGAACTTGGATGGGCTTGTTCACGGGATCTATTATCTAGCGCAAGCGATCTCGATCGATAAAGACGGTCGTAAGGTGATCAGCTCGCAAATCGTTTTATTGCCGTAA
- a CDS encoding tail fiber domain-containing protein: MKSILAILLSLSVQAVAATGPGPMLTYEGILTDATDTPITTAQTVTFEVLQSGSCVLYRETQTVTPGSVGQFSVIVGTGNRTDSTTNTLERIFAQSGTVNCEGSSPVAAGSSSSRSLRITVGATVLTPDVTITSVPYAIQAQRLGDKQASDFVNVNATTTQANVDSLFARYTTLDSILNIFPTAAPANGSILIGNGSVYQSGVLNAGTGINITSGAGSITISATGGGGTGTVTNVTALAPLNVTTPTTTPQISIPQASGTESGYLSTGDWNTFNNKLSGALPAGNIFVGDGSNKAMAVPLTGDASLATNGILTLNSVGTAGTYAKVTVDGKGRVTSGGGLIASDIPGLPWSQITSGTPTTLAGYGITDAVKNSGGTPSIQSGTDTGKPTAGTAGRLYVTTDTQKIYRDSGSSWELLSSGISTGATGTAGGDLSGTYPNPSVVKLQGRDIAATMPSNGQILKYNGTNWSPMALSFADVTGTLPVAQGGTGSASLPANRLLISNGTGAQVNGFSCTVGQLVSFDASGMATCANIGSTGAVVKDGNTFSAPLTIGTNDNYSLHFETAGLNRVTVTNAGHVGIGTSSPRTSLDVTRDGTSSIIGATTVSTDPDHYSAFYGYTARGTLATPTHPLSGQGIAAFFGANAINPVGYAGVSISATENHTATAQGMALDLVVTKNGTTTGSSGIRISNDGKVGIGTTIPGFRVQISDDASATPLGLTSANTTATGLRIYNSSGSNLSAWNIGQAGSTSTSTWGPLGTLSFKHDSLGTPVLSLLPSNGLSNPYMGGGVGINSTVFTGYSLYVNGNAGGTHTWTSSSDRRYKKDIHVLSAALEKILKLRGVSFVWDRASFPNKSFQAGQDIGVIAQEVEAVYPEAVTTGADGYKAVAYSKLVAPLIESTHELYGMCKAQESQIVALERKIASLEEAKVVNEERMQNLEKENAALKKDLEMIKQKLGL; encoded by the coding sequence ATGAAGTCGATCTTGGCGATTCTTCTTTCTTTAAGTGTTCAAGCCGTGGCTGCGACAGGTCCTGGCCCGATGTTGACGTACGAAGGTATTCTGACGGATGCCACAGACACTCCCATTACGACGGCGCAAACGGTGACCTTTGAAGTTTTGCAAAGCGGATCTTGTGTTTTGTATCGTGAAACTCAAACGGTGACTCCAGGTTCCGTAGGTCAGTTCAGCGTGATCGTTGGTACCGGAAATAGAACCGACTCAACGACGAACACTTTAGAGCGAATCTTTGCGCAAAGCGGGACCGTAAACTGCGAAGGTTCATCACCCGTCGCCGCAGGAAGTTCATCGTCTCGTTCATTGCGCATCACTGTCGGGGCCACAGTTTTAACTCCTGACGTGACAATCACTTCTGTCCCTTATGCAATTCAGGCACAGCGTTTGGGTGATAAGCAGGCCTCTGATTTTGTGAACGTCAACGCGACCACGACTCAAGCGAACGTGGATAGTCTTTTTGCTCGTTATACAACTCTTGATTCTATTCTAAATATTTTCCCGACGGCGGCTCCCGCTAATGGAAGTATCTTGATTGGGAATGGCTCTGTTTATCAATCCGGCGTTTTAAATGCGGGTACCGGTATTAACATCACGAGTGGTGCGGGTTCAATTACGATCTCTGCGACCGGTGGTGGGGGCACAGGAACCGTCACGAATGTAACGGCTTTGGCTCCTCTGAATGTGACGACACCAACGACGACGCCTCAGATTTCTATTCCACAAGCAAGTGGAACGGAAAGCGGTTATCTAAGCACGGGTGACTGGAATACTTTTAATAATAAACTTTCCGGAGCTCTGCCTGCAGGAAATATATTTGTTGGTGATGGCAGCAATAAAGCAATGGCAGTCCCCTTGACTGGTGATGCCTCGCTTGCGACGAATGGTATTTTAACTTTGAATTCAGTGGGAACGGCTGGCACATACGCCAAAGTGACCGTGGATGGAAAAGGTCGCGTGACTTCAGGCGGAGGTTTGATTGCGTCAGATATTCCAGGACTTCCTTGGTCGCAAATCACAAGTGGAACGCCGACAACGCTTGCCGGTTATGGTATCACTGATGCAGTTAAAAATTCGGGCGGCACTCCAAGTATTCAATCAGGTACGGATACAGGAAAGCCCACAGCGGGAACTGCCGGTCGCCTGTACGTGACGACAGATACGCAAAAAATTTATCGTGATAGTGGTTCAAGCTGGGAGCTTTTAAGTTCAGGAATTTCTACTGGTGCGACGGGGACTGCCGGCGGTGATTTGTCAGGCACTTATCCAAATCCTTCAGTGGTGAAACTGCAGGGACGTGATATCGCAGCGACGATGCCTTCCAATGGACAGATATTGAAATACAACGGAACAAACTGGTCACCGATGGCGTTGAGTTTTGCCGATGTGACTGGAACTCTGCCTGTTGCACAGGGCGGGACGGGAAGCGCCTCGTTACCTGCGAATAGACTTTTGATCTCGAATGGAACTGGGGCTCAGGTAAATGGTTTCAGTTGTACCGTGGGACAGTTAGTTTCGTTTGATGCCAGCGGTATGGCGACTTGTGCGAATATTGGAAGCACGGGCGCTGTCGTTAAAGACGGGAACACATTTTCTGCGCCGCTCACGATTGGAACTAATGACAATTATTCACTGCATTTTGAGACTGCAGGATTGAACAGAGTCACCGTTACGAATGCCGGTCACGTAGGCATTGGAACAAGTAGTCCAAGGACGTCGTTAGATGTTACGCGCGATGGAACTTCGTCAATTATCGGTGCGACGACAGTATCGACGGACCCTGATCACTATTCTGCATTTTATGGATACACTGCTCGAGGAACTTTGGCGACTCCGACTCATCCGCTGAGTGGGCAAGGTATTGCAGCATTCTTTGGCGCCAATGCAATCAATCCTGTCGGCTATGCTGGTGTAAGTATTTCCGCAACTGAAAATCACACGGCGACCGCACAAGGTATGGCTTTGGACTTAGTCGTGACCAAAAACGGGACCACGACAGGAAGTTCGGGCATTAGAATTTCGAATGACGGTAAAGTGGGGATTGGAACTACAATCCCTGGCTTTAGAGTACAGATCTCTGATGATGCGTCAGCAACTCCACTTGGTTTGACTTCGGCGAATACCACGGCAACGGGATTACGAATCTACAACTCTAGCGGCTCCAACCTCAGCGCGTGGAATATCGGTCAAGCCGGATCGACTTCTACTTCTACTTGGGGACCCTTGGGAACACTTTCGTTTAAGCATGATTCACTCGGGACTCCTGTACTATCCCTACTTCCATCGAACGGCTTGTCGAATCCCTACATGGGTGGAGGAGTAGGGATTAATTCCACAGTATTTACGGGATATTCTTTATATGTAAATGGAAACGCGGGCGGCACTCACACGTGGACGAGCTCGTCGGACCGACGATATAAAAAAGATATCCACGTTTTGTCAGCTGCTTTGGAAAAAATATTAAAATTGCGAGGTGTCAGTTTTGTCTGGGACCGCGCAAGTTTTCCAAATAAGTCTTTTCAAGCTGGACAGGATATTGGTGTGATCGCACAAGAAGTGGAAGCGGTATATCCTGAAGCGGTGACTACAGGCGCGGATGGATATAAGGCCGTCGCTTACTCTAAACTCGTCGCCCCACTGATCGAAAGCACGCACGAACTCTACGGCATGTGCAAAGCCCAAGAATCACAGATTGTAGCGCTAGAGCGTAAGATCGCTTCTTTAGAAGAAGCTAAAGTCGTTAATGAAGAACGCATGCAGAACTTAGAAAAAGAAAATGCAGCTCTTAAAAAAGATCTCGAAATGATCAAACAGAAACTAGGGCTCTAG